The region TTATTCCCCCTTCACGTTTTTAATTCACTAAATTAGTTTTAACTTGTATTAATGAATCTAAATTTAATTTACAGCAAATTAATTATTTTGTCAAGGTATAAGTTGTAAAAATGAATTTAAACTTGGAAAAGGAAAGGTACAAGTATGGAAGAAAAGTATTTTATTCAAAATTTTGGTAGTAATCTAGCCAGACTGCGAAAAGAAAGAGATGTTAAACAAGAAGAGTTAGCTAATGCAATTGGTGTAAGTAAAAATTCTATATCCAATATTGAAAAAGGAAAGGCATATCCTACTTTTAATAATTTAGACAAGATTGCTAAGTTTTTTAGGGCTACCCCTACTCAACTTTTTGGTACCAATCAAGATATTGAATTAGAAATAAGTGCAGAAAACATTGATGAATACAATGAGAAAGCATTAAATATTTTGAAAGCAAATAAAATTGTCAATGATTATTATAAAGAAATGATTGATTTAGAAAACGGTAAGGGAGATCCAATTTTTGGCGAAACAGTTCATGCAATATTTTTAGCATCGTCACTTATGAGAAAAGACCAAGCTACTACTGACGATGGAACACTTATTTATAAAAATTCTGTCACAGGAAAAATGATGCCAGTTAGTGATTGGAGCGATGAGTATACAATTCCAGTTAAAGAGCCAAGCAAATTAGAACAATTATTAAGTAAAAAAGATGAATTGTTAGAAATTGCTAATCTAATTGACTACATAAAGGAAAATGAAGGAGTACTCAATCATGGAAAAGAAAACTAATCTAACACAAGAAGTAGCAAGTGAAATAAGGGTGAACAACATATACTAAGTGGGAAAAAGGTGATAGAGAACCAGAAAAAATAGATAAAGAAATAAAAAACATATCTGACAACAATTTGACAACAAAAGAACTAGAACAGAACAAATAAGCTATTATGTATTGTATTACTATCCACTAAAAATAAGAGTTTAAACCAACTCAAAAATATATATTAGTGAGTGGGAATAAAATAAAAAACCTCCTAGGAGGTTTTTTTGTTTGTTGGTACATACGAACATTAGCAGCAAATCAATACTTATTTACACAGATATGATTTACATCTCTTTTCTTATACTGGTATGCTAAAGTTGTGATATATAAAACAATT is a window of Streptococcaceae bacterium ESL0729 DNA encoding:
- a CDS encoding helix-turn-helix transcriptional regulator: MEEKYFIQNFGSNLARLRKERDVKQEELANAIGVSKNSISNIEKGKAYPTFNNLDKIAKFFRATPTQLFGTNQDIELEISAENIDEYNEKALNILKANKIVNDYYKEMIDLENGKGDPIFGETVHAIFLASSLMRKDQATTDDGTLIYKNSVTGKMMPVSDWSDEYTIPVKEPSKLEQLLSKKDELLEIANLIDYIKENEGVLNHGKEN